TAGGATCAAATGGCGCGATAGATGTATGCTCATCATCAGCTAAATTTTGTACTTCCAAAACATGCAATCCACAAAAATCTGCAATTTGTTTAAATGATAGCGCTGTATTTCGAATCAACCACAATGCTGTTCCCTTTGGCATTAGAGGTGATGCGCTAGATGCATTTGCCATATCTAGTTCTGGTGTGTTAAATCTCGATATCTCATTATTATCATTAATGCGAGGAAAGATAAAGCGCCCCAGATGAAACTATAGAAATAAACATAGGAATTTCCATACACATCCGCGATATATCCACCAAAAGCATCAGCGCTAAATAAGCAAATTGCATTAATGAGGTAATATACACCAAACGCTGTTCCTCTTACATCAGGGTCAACCACATCTGCTGTTAGGGCTGTGAACGTATTGGTTGTGATACCCATTTGCATACCCCAGAAAATGACACCCAAAAAGAAGCCTTTTAAGCAGGTCGCATAAAAGAAGAAAAAGTCAGACACAAGCATAGAAAAAATACCAACCAAAAGCATTTTTCTTCTACCAAACTTATCAGATAAAACACCGATTGGGTAAGAAAATAACGCCCAGCTGATGTTAAATACTATCATAATGTATGGAACATTTTCGTATGCCATATTGAAGTTGCGGATGGCATAAGTTCCCATAAAAGCTTCATTACAACGACCTAGCATGAAAATTGCATTCACAATCATAAGCAAAATAAAGCTTGTTCCCATTTCTTTAAGTTTTGACAAACGGAATCGTCGTTTACCGTTTGTTTTTGGTTGACTGAATGGTATTTCTTTAACCTTAAAAGCAATGATCAATAAAATGATAAATGCCGGCACAACAGCAAATTGGAACACATCTCTAAATCCAAATCCTGCACGTTTCATGAGTAACGAAGCAATAACAGCGCCAACAACGCTGCCCAATTGTCCTAAACTTCTCACAAATCCAAGACTTTGTGCGCGTGTTTCTTTGGAGGATGCGGCAGAAATCAAGGAATCTCTAGGAATCGAGTATACACCGTTTCCAATTCTATCAATCGATCGACCCATCAGGATATAAAAAAAGCTGGAGGAAAATGCGATCATAGAACGTCCAAGGAAAATAATACCACAACCTAAGAAAATCAAAGCTTGGCGCTTTCTCAATATATCACTGATAAATCCAGAGCCGAATTTGAGTAATTGAGATAGACATTCAAAGACCCCTTCAAGAATACCAATGTTTGTTTGAGAGTATCCAAGAGACATGAGGTATGCTGGGAATAAACTGAACACCATCAAGAATGATGCATTCATTAAGAACATCGCAACGCTCATATAAAGAACAGTCGGTTTATGATTCGCTTGGTGTTCTGGGGAAGTTTTAGACTTCGTAGTCTGGCTCTCGAGCATCAATAAAATGGAATGCTGTCATCTGAGTTATAATAGAAAAATTTTGAGGTTGTTGCAAGCAGGTAAGCATGGCCATCATCACAAGGAGCGAAATAGCAGGACGTCATCACGAGTCTTGCCAAGCAAGGCGTGGTGATCCATTATGGATAGCCACGCTACGCTCGCCATGACGAGTTTTTATCACGAAATTGGCAACAAACCCATCCCTTAAAACCTGAAATTTCAATTTTTTCATATGATGCGACTATTTGTCCATGATGTTTAAATTCGGTCGACAAGATTAATTTCCCCAAACATTTCACCAGCGCTTCCTTGACTAAGGTTGAAATGTGGGCCACCTTGAATAAATAGTTTACCTGTTGCTGTTCGTTCTAATATGAAAATTTACCATTTTTTAATACTTTTATTAACCTTATTATGAAGGAGAGATAGAAAATTATCAGAGGTGTTATGTTTTTATTTTTAGGCGCGTCAGAAAGTCCTGCGAATGCTGTAATTTTACCAAAGGGGTATGTGAAAGCTTTAAGAAAAGGGGGCAATTTTCAAAAGGCGATTTTGCCGAATTTACATGTCGTTGAGGAAAGTAAATCTCAATCTCAATCATCATTGAATTTTGAAAAGGTCACACAATCCAGCTCTCTCAACTTAAAGCGAGAATCAACAGGAATTTATCAAGCGAGTGATTCTGCGGACTCTAAAGAGGCCCTTCAATCATTCATTCTTTCTGAATGTGATGCTGCCCGTGTTGATTCTAAAGGACCACAGAGGTCTTTGCAATCTGGTAGTTCTTTTAATGTGAGGCGAGAGCAAGCTGGAATTGAGGATAGTGATTCTACGAATTCTAAAGATGCACTGCAAGTGCGGAAACCTCATCCAGTTCAACTCTGCAATATTGAATTAGAGTATATTAAGTATTACAAAGCTCTTGAAAAGGAGTTGACTCAAGCGCGCAACTTAAAGGAGTTAGCTGATTTACAGCGAAAAACTCAAGAGAGCATGGATACCTTTGAGGATAGCATGGGGTATACAAAGGGCAACGTTTTGAAGCTATTTTTGGAGTTATCAGGCAAGATTGATGCAAAAATACGCAAATTAGGAGTTAAAAGGTAATTGAGGTTATGCTATAGCCTTGATTTATTTCTTTTATTCTCCTACCAGACGGCTAGAGACAACTGTCCTGAGGAGCAAAAATTCTTTAGATGAAGCCCTTGCAGGTCTTATAGAAGTTAGTCAAAGTGGTGATGCGGAATCTGCAAATGAGGCGCGTAACGGTATTTTAGGGTTAGCAAGATCTGTAGGCACTAAGAGATTTGATACGGCTCTACAAAACTATCAAGCTTTTATACGCTCTAAAAAAACAACAGAAGAAACGAAGATCCCTGATCTATCTGTATCTGATGAACCTAATTGCGATGATTGAGCAACCTAAATCGGGTCCTTTGTGTAATGAGAGAAACAAACGCATCCTTTGAAGTTTTCTGCTTTTATAGGATGGTACGAAGTGTTGATTTGTCCATGATGTTTGAATTCAGTCGACAAGATTGATTTCCCTAAACATTTCACCAGCGCTTCCTTTTGTGTCCATAAGTCGTAAAATTTTTCCAGAGAGTCGCCAACAAATTCTTGCTCTTCTTTGGTGAAATGCCGCTGCATTAATTTCTGAAATTTGGGTCGTGGTCGTATATACTCAATATCCACACCAACTGATCCATTTAAAGAAACAGCCAAAACAATTTTGTTATGACTATGACTAAGGTTGAAATGTGGGCCGCCTTGAATAAATGGTTTACCTGTTTTTGTTCGTTCTAATATGAAATTTTCTAGATTAAAATGCTCTTTTAATATCTGACGTAAAAATTGCTCAGATTCACCTTTTTGATTTTGATAATTCTCGTGAAACAAAAACACGTCATCCTGAGGTATAGCCGAATGATCTTCTTGAAATAGTTCCCGCTTAAATGTCAAAATATTTTTCGCGTATTGATCATACGTACATACTACAGCACTAACCCGGCATAAAGGAAATATTCTTAAACTGTTTCAACAAATCAGCGCTAGCACCTAAACATTCTTGCCTCATATGTACATTTATTTCTTTATTATGCCATTCGCTTGCTGCGAGGCAGACTAATAGCTCTATTATATCAGCTTCCTTAAGTTTTCCAGAGATAGATATTCTTTTTAAGTTGGGCAGTATAGCGCTTCTAAGTTTTCCAATTGTATCAGCCATAAATCCAATTTCTGGCCCTAATATCAAGTGTGTTACATTTGTTTTCTTCGCATGTGATAAACAACTGCTGCAATATTGAGTGATAGCTGGTTCATCAAATGTAATACAAGCTTTTTTTGGTGATTCAGAAGGACAGGTATGTGAAAGTTCTGCATAAAGTAACATAAAATTTAAAAACACAGAAGCGTCCTAAATAAATGACTTCCAAGTTGAAATGGTAAAAAAAGAATTAAGATTTTCTTAACGAACGGTTAAGTTTTGACCCTCGGAGCCGTCATGGCGAGCGTAGCGTGGACTCAGCCTGTCATTGCGAGCATTCGTTAGAATGCCTGGCGATCTATTATGGATCACCACGTCGCTGCGCTCCTCGTGATGACGATCTGTGGAACGCCGTCATGGCGAGCGAAGCGTGGCCATCCATGTTTTCTGGATCACCACGCCTTGCTTCGCAAGGCTCGTGATGACATCTGCGCATATTTAATTCGTGGGGATGAATTAGTTTGTGATGACATGACTCTGCCTTATTCTCTATGATGACGGTTATTCAATAGGCGACCTAAGAACTGCTGTGATCATCAACGCGAAGCTTGTTCTCTTCGGTGTCTTCAAGCTCTGCATTATAAAAGTCTGCAGGCGCTGCTTCATATCCAGCTAAATCAGTCACGTACATTTCTAAGTCACCTAATTCTTCGGACTCTTCTTTTGACATAAATGGAATGTCATGAATGGCATATAATAACCTTTGTCTTAAGTCATTGATATCCAAATATCCTGAACCAATTTCTTGCAAGGCTGCAACATCATCTTTGTCATGACGCTCACCAACAGTCATAGCAATTTCTCTAGCGCGTTTTCCGCAAAGTAGCACAAGCTCAAATCTGTCTTGTACAACGCGCAGACAATCATCAACGGTAATTTGTGTCATAAATCTGTTCAAAATAATGATCTTCTCAATCAGTTTACATGATTGGCAGAGAAAAGGCTATACCGTTATCACGAGGAGCGCGCGCTCTGCCGTCATCACGAGGAGCGCAGCGACGTAGTGATCCATTGAGATAGCCCGCCTACGCTCTTTGAGCTTCGGCGAGGCATCCACTTCACACGCTCCGACTTGATGATAAATCATCTCGTCGTAGCTATCCGCCGTCGCCCGAAGGGCTATGGCGAGATGCGAAGACGGATGGATTGCGACGCATTCTGACGAACGCTCACAATGACGATAGTATTAATAATCCTTGAGCTTGACGTATAAACTTCCTATAATTAAGTGAGGATGGGTGGCCGAGTGGTTGAAGGCACCGGTCTTGAAAACCGGCAAAGGGAAACCTTTCGTGAGTTCGAATCTCACTCCATCCGCCATCCGTCTTCGCAATTTTGTCGAAGACAAAATTTAGCTACGACGCGACTGCGTTGTAGCGTGCGAAGTGGATGCCTCGCCGAAGCTCGTAAGAGCGAAGGCGGGCCCTCAAAAACAATAAAGGTTTATTATGAGCAACATCACTATTCACACAAAAGACGATTTTAAAGGTATGCGCAAAGCAGGTAAGCTTGCATCGCAAGTTCTTGATTATATTGAGCCCTATGTGAAAGAAGGTGTAACAACGCTTGAATTAAATGATTTATGTCATAATTTTATTATTGAACATAAGGCGATTCCTGCGCCTTTAAATTATAAAGGATTTCCAAAATCTATCTGTACATCTTTGAATCATGTGATTTGTCATGGAATTCCTGGAGATCGTAAATTGCAAAAAGGTGACATTTTGAATATCGATGTTACGGTGATTTTAGATGGATGGTATGGTGATACAAGTCGTATGTATACAGTTGGAAAGCCGTCACTTTTAGCAAAGCGCTTAATGGATACAACCTATGAATGTCTCATGCGTGCCATTGATATGGTTAAGCCAGGTGTGCATTTGGGTGATATTGGGCATGCCATCCAGACACTTGCAGAGTCTAAAAATTTCTCCGTTGTACGCGATTTTTGTGGCCATGGTATTGGTCAAGTTTTTCATGCCCCACCCTCCGTTTTGCATTTTGGTCGCCCTGGAGAAGGTGAGATGTTGGAAGAGGGTATGTTTTTCACGATCGAGCCTATGATTAACGCAGGTAAATACCATGCCAAAGTTCTGGCTGATGGGTGGACAGCGGTTACTCGGGATTCATCTTTGTCTGCTCAGTATGAACACACGATGGGCGTGACGAAGGATGGGGTTGAGGTGTTTACGGTTTCGTAATAACAGATGTTTCGTCAAGGTACCCCCCTCTTTCAAGTAAGTTTTTCGCCATCCAGTTATCATAACCAGCTAATTGAAGACTCTGGTTTTGACTCCCAGCAGTTTTGCCGTGCTTTCTGTGTAAAAATCCTTCTTCAAAAACTCCAGGGTTAGTCCTATTTTCTAAAACGAACACATATTGAGTGCCAGAAGCGGTATTTTTCTGAACGTATCCTGAGCGTGTTTTATCTTTACTTAATGCTTTTAAAAGTTTACCAAAATGCTCAATTGGTGTGTGAGAAATGTGTGCTTCAGGGCCTTTAGCTTTCCCCCATATTCTCATAGCTAAATTGTAATCATCTTCTGTTAGAGTTATTGGCGCAGGTTGGACTGTGGGTATAAGATTGCTTTTCTGTTCAGCTCGAGCTGCAGCTTTGATTGCTGCTTTGTTTTTTCGTAACTCCTCAACCATTTCTTTCCAGCTTTTTCTCTTTTCTTGCAGTGCTTCTTCTAAAAATTCTTGGTTTTCATTTTCTGAGACAGCTTGATCCTCTTTTGGTTTTGCTTGAGAGTGTATTTTTTCTGTAGCTGCTGCACTTGTTGCTTCAGATGTGGAAAGTTTTGTGTTTTGTAAAATAGTTTGTTGAACGGATGAATAAT
The genomic region above belongs to Alphaproteobacteria bacterium and contains:
- a CDS encoding MFS transporter, which codes for MLESQTTKSKTSPEHQANHKPTVLYMSVAMFLMNASFLMVFSLFPAYLMSLGYSQTNIGILEGVFECLSQLLKFGSGFISDILRKRQALIFLGCGIIFLGRSMIAFSSSFFYILMGRSIDRIGNGVYSIPRDSLISAASSKETRAQSLGFVRSLGQLGSVVGAVIASLLMKRAGFGFRDVFQFAVVPAFIILLIIAFKVKEIPFSQPKTNGKRRFRLSKLKEMGTSFILLMIVNAIFMLGRCNEAFMGTYAIRNFNMAYENVPYIMIVFNISWALFSYPIGVLSDKFGRRKMLLVGIFSMLVSDFFFFYATCLKGFFLGVIFWGMQMGITTNTFTALTADVVDPDVRGTAFGVYYLINAICLFSADAFGGYIADVYGNSYVYFYSFIWGALSFLALMIIMRYRDLTHQN
- a CDS encoding 4'-phosphopantetheinyl transferase superfamily protein, with the protein product MTFKRELFQEDHSAIPQDDVFLFHENYQNQKGESEQFLRQILKEHFNLENFILERTKTGKPFIQGGPHFNLSHSHNKIVLAVSLNGSVGVDIEYIRPRPKFQKLMQRHFTKEEQEFVGDSLEKFYDLWTQKEALVKCLGKSILSTEFKHHGQINTSYHPIKAENFKGCVCFSHYTKDPI
- the rpoZ gene encoding DNA-directed RNA polymerase subunit omega yields the protein MTQITVDDCLRVVQDRFELVLLCGKRAREIAMTVGERHDKDDVAALQEIGSGYLDINDLRQRLLYAIHDIPFMSKEESEELGDLEMYVTDLAGYEAAPADFYNAELEDTEENKLRVDDHSSS
- the map gene encoding type I methionyl aminopeptidase; translation: MSNITIHTKDDFKGMRKAGKLASQVLDYIEPYVKEGVTTLELNDLCHNFIIEHKAIPAPLNYKGFPKSICTSLNHVICHGIPGDRKLQKGDILNIDVTVILDGWYGDTSRMYTVGKPSLLAKRLMDTTYECLMRAIDMVKPGVHLGDIGHAIQTLAESKNFSVVRDFCGHGIGQVFHAPPSVLHFGRPGEGEMLEEGMFFTIEPMINAGKYHAKVLADGWTAVTRDSSLSAQYEHTMGVTKDGVEVFTVS